CGGGCGTGTCGACGATCAGCACGATCGCACGCTTGTCGGCGAGGCGCTTGTCGGCATCGGCCGCGAGGGTGGCATAGACGGCCTGCGCCATCTTGTAGCCCTCCTCCATCCCGATGATCCCCGAATACACCACCGGGAATTTCTCGTTGAAGGCTTCCGCATCCGACGCGATCACCGTGACCAGTTCGCCGTCGAGCTTGGCTTCACCGACCACCGCGCCGGGGCCGAAGGTCGGATCGCCGAACGTCGTGGCGCCGACCTTGTCCTGCGCGAAGCTTTCCGGATCGACGATCAGATCGACCGCCTCCCGGCCTTTTCCTAACAGAGTGTCCATGTTCGTCTCCTAATCACAGAACCAGGCGTTGCACGGTCTTGCGGAAGTCCGCGAGGGGACCATCGGCGAGACCGACGGGATCGTTGTTGCCGGCGTATCGCCAGACGTCGCGGGAATCGGTCGGGGCGATCTCGACGGCGAGCGCGACGCCGCGCAGTTGCTTCTCGACGAGCGCCTCCGAACCGATGCGGCGCATCGGCTCGAACTCCTCGATCGTCAGCTCGGTCAGTTCGGTGAGCTGGGCGCGGAACGCCGCGACGGTGTCGTCGACCAGGAAGTTGCAGTCGCCCATCACGTATTTGTGGCGGCCGCCGGTGGTGCGATAGACCAGCGCGCGGTTCGAACTGTCGAACTCGTCCTTGCCCATCTCCTGCTCGATCACTTCAGGACCGGTCAGGCCGAGACGGCCGAATTCGCTCATGATGATCGCGTCGGTCGAGGCGGCGACGAAACCCATGCCGCCGAAGCATCCGATCCGCGACCCGATCAGCGAGACGATCGGCACCTTGTGTCGGGCACGCTGAATCGCGTCCATCACTTCGGCGTGGGCCAGGAGACCGGCATTGGCTTCGTGCAGCCGCACGCCGCCGGTTTCGAACGAGATCGCCACGATCGGCCGCTGCGACGCCGGCAGCCGCGGGAATTCGGCGATCAGCGCGTCGTAGAAATCGATCGCCTGATCGATCGTACCGACCATCTTGGCGCCGCTGACTTCGCCGACGGAGCCGCCGATGAAGCGGCCTTCCTGCGAGATCACGAACACCGGACGTTCGCCGATCCGACCGACGCCGGTGACGATGCCGTCGTCGAATTCGACGGCCTCGCCGAGCGTGATCAGATGCGGGCTGCAGAACCGGTCGATCGGGCCGACCAGTTCGACGAAGCTACCTTCGTCGACCAGTCCGAGCGCACGCTCGCGCGCATTGCTCTCGAAGAAGGAGCTGGTTTGTATCTTGTTCCAGTTGGGCATGATTGATCCTCGTTGCTCAGGCCGACGCTTCAGCAAGCGCCTGACGCAGCCGCAGAGCGACCACGGCCGGCGAGGCGTTGTTGTCGTTGATCTCGACCAGCGCGTCGGTCAGACCGGTCTCGTTGGCGAAATGCGTGAGCACCCGCCGCCACAAATCCTCGAAGCCTTTCACCGGCGTCACGATGCGCACCTGCAGTTTGCCGGACTTGCCGATCGGCGAGACCAGCACCTCGAGGTCGCCGGAGCCGACGACGCCGTGGTGGACGGGCGCGGCGACGCGCCGTGGCGTGCCCGTGCTGTTGAGTTCGAATTCGATCGTTTGAAGAGCCATGTCTTCCCCCTGATCACCAGTTGCGGAAACGAGTCGGCGGGTTGTAGAGCCCACCGGAAATGTCGACGAGGTCGCGCATCGAGCGCGCGGCCAAGAGGTCGCGGTTGGCGCGCGAACGATCGATGCCGAGGTCTTCCGGCGTCTGGAAGATCTTGGCTTCGCGCAGCCTCTTGGTTTCCGCCGGGTCTTCCGCGAGGCCGATCTCGGTGTAGCCGGCGACGGCACGGATCGCGGCCATGCGGACGTCCATGTTCGGCGCGCGGTTCAGGTACGCGATGCCGTCTTCGGTGATGATGTGGGTGACGTCGTCGCCGTAGATCATCACCGGCGGCAGATCGAGCTTGGCGTTCTCGGCCAGCTTCCAGGCGTCGAGCTTGTCGACGAAGCTCGGCGCGCGGGCTTCACCGAAGGTCTCCACCCCCTGCACCACCAGGCGCTTGCCGCGCGGCATGTCGCCGATCAGGTCGTGCATGTTCGGCACTTCCTGGCCGCACTTCAGCCAGCTGTCGGTGACGTGACGACGACCTTTGGAGTCGCAGCCCATGTTCGGCGCTCCGCCGAAGCCGGCGACGCGGTTGGCCGTGGCCGTCGAGGAGTTGCCGAACTTGTCGATCTGCAGCGTGCCGCCGATGAACATGTCGAGCGCGTAGTGACCGGCGGTCTGCGCGAAAGCGCGGTTGGAACGCAGAGATCCGTCGGGGCCGGTGAAGAACACGTCGGAGCGGGCGCGGACGTACTCTTCCATGCCGAGCTCACCGCCGAAGCAGTGAATGGTGTCGACCCAGCCGGCCTCGATCGCGGGGATCATGGTCGGGTGCGGGTTCAGCACCATGTGGGTGCAGCATTCCCCCTTCAGCCCAAGTTCCTCACCATAGGTCGGCAGAATCAGTTCGATCGCCGAGGTGAGAAAGCCGATGCCGTGGTTGAGGCGCTTGACCTTGTACTCGCCGTAGATGCCCTTCAGCGCCATCATGGCCAGCAGAATGTGGTTGTCGGTCACCAGCCCCGGATCGCGCGTGAACAGCGGCTCGATGAAGAACGGCTTCGGGCTCTCGATGACGGCGTCGACCCAGCCGGCCGGAATATCGACGCGCGGCAGCTTGTCGACGATCTTGTTGACCTGGGCGATCACGATGCCCTGGCGGAACTTGGTCGCCTCGACGATCACCGGCGTGTCTTCGGTGTTGAAGCCGGTGTAGAGATTGCCCTCACGATCGGCCTCGTAGGCGCAGATCAGCGACACCCGCGGCGTCAGATCGAGGAAGTAGCGGCCGAACAGTTCGAGATAGGTGTGAATTGCGCCCAGCTCGATCTTGCCCTCGCGGATGAACTTGGCGACCCGCGCGGCCTGCGGCCCTCCGAACGCGAAGTCCAGACGCTTGGCGATCCCCTTCTCGAACATGTCCAGATGCGAGGCCAGCGGCACGCAGGACTGCACCATGTGCAGATTGTTGATCTCGGCCGGATCGACCTGCAGCAGACAGTCGGCGAGGAAATCCGCCTGCTTCTGATTGTTGCCCTCGATGTTGACGCGATCGAAGGAGCGGATCACCGACTTCAGCAGCGCGACGGTGTCTTCCTTCTTCACCTGCTTGCCGGGGCCGATGTAGCGCGCCGCGGCCTCCATTCGCTGGCGTGTATCCGATGCCAGCGTGTCCCATTTGCGTTCGGTCTTCATGAGCTTACACCCGTGTGCTTCGTGGAGATGTAGTCGGGCCCCCGGCCAACGGAGATGCCCGTGGCGATTTCGCCGGAGTGAACGAGGCGGGTGACGCCCGTCTCGTCTAGAATTCGAAGAGCGCCATCGTCGGCGAGGCCGATCAGTCGTGCCGTGACGGGTTCGTCACCGTCGGTGACGCGAACCATTTGGCCGAGATGTTCGGCGTGCCGGGTCCAGGTGCCGGCGAACGACGCGACACCGTCGCGTTCCCACAGCGGCAGCCACACCCCGAGCGACTCCAGGAAGCCTCTCAGCAGTCCGATCGGATCGATCGGCCGACCCGCCAGCGCCGCGAGCGACGCTGCAGAACGACGTAGCTCTTCGGGAAACTCCGCCTGCGCGATCGCGACGTTCAGGCCAAAGCCGAGCACGACGAAGTCGAGCTCGCCCGCGCCGTCGGTGTGCGCTTCGGCCAGGATGCCGCAGATCTTGCGGCCGTCGACCAACAGGTCGTTCGGCCATTTGATGCCGGCGGCAACGCCGGTGTGGGCCGCGATCGCTTCCCACAGCGCGACGGCGCCGAGCAGGGCCAATTGCGGCGCCTCCTCGATCGGCCGCGCGGTGCGGATCAGTGTCGAGACACACAGACTTCCCGACGGCTGGGAAAACCAGGCGCGGCTGCCCTTGCCGCGGCCGCGGGTCTGATGATCGGCGACGAGGACGGTGCCGTGGTCGGCGCCGGCCTTGCCGAGATCGATCAGAGCCCGATTGGTGCTGTCGATCTCGGCGACGTGGAGAACGGTCCGCCCGATGCCATCGGCCTGCTCGACCGCAGCGAGGCGCTTTGCGTTCGGGATGATGTCAGCGAAGCGGACCATGATCGTTCTCCAGCTTTCCCGATGCGGCTCAGTGCGGTGCCACGAGGGAGATCGTCGAGGCGAAGATGCCGACCGCGATGGCGGAGACGATCACGCCGCAGATGTTGGCGCCCATCGCCACCGGGAAGATCATCGCGTAGGGATTGTCCTCGGCGGCGATCTTCTGAGCGAGCTTGGCGGTCGTCGGGATGCAGGACACGCCGGCGATGCCGATCAGCGGATTGAAGGCCTTCTTGCTGATCAGATAGACGAACCAGCCGCCGATCAGACCACCGACACCGGAGATCAGCAGCGCGGTGATGCCGAGCACCAGCAGGATCAGCACGCGGCTGTCGAGCAGCGTCGAGGCTTCGCACAGCACGCCGAGCACCAGGCCGAGCATCAGCGTCGACATGTAGGTGACGGTCTTCTCGAGCAGATCCTGGTAGACTTCGATCTGGGCTTCCTTGATGGCGACGCCGAGGAAGAACGACAGGATCAGCGGCGACGCGACGGGCAGCAGGAGGCAGAGCAGCGCGGCGGCGACGATGGTGAAGACGAACTTCGCCTTCTGCGAGACGTCCGGGAATTCCATCTCGACGTCCATGGCCCGATACTTCTTCGGCACCAGGAGCTTCATCAGATACGGATAACCCGCATAGGTCAGCGACAGATAGAGGTAGGCGATGATCGAGATCGGGACGAACAGGTCCTTGGCCAGCATCAGCGAGGTGAACAGCACCATCGGGCCGTCGGCGCCGCCGATCGTTCCGACTGCGGCCGCCTCACCCGGCGTCAGACCGCAATAGTAGCCGATCACCAGCGTTGCGAAGGTTCCCATTTCGGCGAAGATCGCGCAGGTGATCACCGCCCAGGGACGGGCGAGAATGAAGGAGATGTCCGACATCGAGCCGATGCCGAAGAACAGCATGCAGGCGACCAGCGAGTTCGAGAACGCGAAGTTGTAAACCGGCTGCAGGAAGTAGATCTGCATCTCGTTGACGAGCTTGATCGGGTCCGAGATCATCGGATCGAGCATCAGGGTGCCGATG
The DNA window shown above is from Rhodopseudomonas palustris HaA2 and carries:
- the mdcA gene encoding malonate decarboxylase subunit alpha; the protein is MKTERKWDTLASDTRQRMEAAARYIGPGKQVKKEDTVALLKSVIRSFDRVNIEGNNQKQADFLADCLLQVDPAEINNLHMVQSCVPLASHLDMFEKGIAKRLDFAFGGPQAARVAKFIREGKIELGAIHTYLELFGRYFLDLTPRVSLICAYEADREGNLYTGFNTEDTPVIVEATKFRQGIVIAQVNKIVDKLPRVDIPAGWVDAVIESPKPFFIEPLFTRDPGLVTDNHILLAMMALKGIYGEYKVKRLNHGIGFLTSAIELILPTYGEELGLKGECCTHMVLNPHPTMIPAIEAGWVDTIHCFGGELGMEEYVRARSDVFFTGPDGSLRSNRAFAQTAGHYALDMFIGGTLQIDKFGNSSTATANRVAGFGGAPNMGCDSKGRRHVTDSWLKCGQEVPNMHDLIGDMPRGKRLVVQGVETFGEARAPSFVDKLDAWKLAENAKLDLPPVMIYGDDVTHIITEDGIAYLNRAPNMDVRMAAIRAVAGYTEIGLAEDPAETKRLREAKIFQTPEDLGIDRSRANRDLLAARSMRDLVDISGGLYNPPTRFRNW
- the madB gene encoding Na+-transporting malonate decarboxylase, carboxybiotin decarboxylase subunit; translation: MLQQLFTVFPGIGTMFVQEPSIAFARLFLIVGGFFLAYLGFKRTLEPLIMVPMGVAMMCVNAGVMFLEGNHIGTLMLDPMISDPIKLVNEMQIYFLQPVYNFAFSNSLVACMLFFGIGSMSDISFILARPWAVITCAIFAEMGTFATLVIGYYCGLTPGEAAAVGTIGGADGPMVLFTSLMLAKDLFVPISIIAYLYLSLTYAGYPYLMKLLVPKKYRAMDVEMEFPDVSQKAKFVFTIVAAALLCLLLPVASPLILSFFLGVAIKEAQIEVYQDLLEKTVTYMSTLMLGLVLGVLCEASTLLDSRVLILLVLGITALLISGVGGLIGGWFVYLISKKAFNPLIGIAGVSCIPTTAKLAQKIAAEDNPYAMIFPVAMGANICGVIVSAIAVGIFASTISLVAPH
- the mdcC gene encoding malonate decarboxylase acyl carrier protein, coding for MALQTIEFELNSTGTPRRVAAPVHHGVVGSGDLEVLVSPIGKSGKLQVRIVTPVKGFEDLWRRVLTHFANETGLTDALVEINDNNASPAVVALRLRQALAEASA
- a CDS encoding biotin--[acetyl-CoA-carboxylase] ligase produces the protein MVRFADIIPNAKRLAAVEQADGIGRTVLHVAEIDSTNRALIDLGKAGADHGTVLVADHQTRGRGKGSRAWFSQPSGSLCVSTLIRTARPIEEAPQLALLGAVALWEAIAAHTGVAAGIKWPNDLLVDGRKICGILAEAHTDGAGELDFVVLGFGLNVAIAQAEFPEELRRSAASLAALAGRPIDPIGLLRGFLESLGVWLPLWERDGVASFAGTWTRHAEHLGQMVRVTDGDEPVTARLIGLADDGALRILDETGVTRLVHSGEIATGISVGRGPDYISTKHTGVSS
- a CDS encoding biotin-independent malonate decarboxylase subunit beta, whose product is MPNWNKIQTSSFFESNARERALGLVDEGSFVELVGPIDRFCSPHLITLGEAVEFDDGIVTGVGRIGERPVFVISQEGRFIGGSVGEVSGAKMVGTIDQAIDFYDALIAEFPRLPASQRPIVAISFETGGVRLHEANAGLLAHAEVMDAIQRARHKVPIVSLIGSRIGCFGGMGFVAASTDAIIMSEFGRLGLTGPEVIEQEMGKDEFDSSNRALVYRTTGGRHKYVMGDCNFLVDDTVAAFRAQLTELTELTIEEFEPMRRIGSEALVEKQLRGVALAVEIAPTDSRDVWRYAGNNDPVGLADGPLADFRKTVQRLVL